Sequence from the Caloranaerobacter sp. TR13 genome:
GTGTTGTTACTCAAATTATTGAATAATGAAAGGCTAGGTCCTTTGGGCCTAGTCTTTTTTAAAGAAAAATGCAAAATATAAATATTTGATATGGATTATAAAAAGCTGCGTAAGGAAATAATATCAGTGGATATATTAAGTGACACAATCAATTTCAAATAAAAGATTTTGATATTGACATAACTTACAAATTATGATAGTTTATATTAGTGATATAGTTTAACATTGGGTAGGTGTGCCCGAATAGAAGAAGTGATTCAATTCATATATATATTTACTGTAGACTAGGAGGTGTTGATAGTGAGAGTAAACATTACATTAGCTTGTACAGAATGCAAACAAAGAAATTACAGCACAACTAAGAATAAGAAAAACAATCCTGACAGAATAGAAATGAAAAAGTATTGCAAATTCTGTAAAACTCATACAATTCATAAAGAGACTAAGTAGTTTTAGTGTAATAATTAAAGAAAGTTTGTATTACTTAATTTTAGATATTGATTATTAATTTGCATTAAATAATATGTTCATAGTTTTCTATGAAGAACAAAATCTTCGTTCTTAAATAAATTTAAGTAAGATTTTGTTATATCCGTAAATGGAAATTGTATTCAAAATTATCTGCGATTTAATAAGGAATATAATTTCCTATGGATTATAAAAAAACAGGTAAGGGTGTGAAGTGGATGGCTGCTCAAACAAGTGCTGATAAAGGCGCTAAAAAAATCGGGGGGTTTTTTAAAGGCGTTAAAGCTGAGTTGAAAAAAGTAAGTTGGCCTAATAAGAAACAGCTTGTTAACTATACAACTGTTGTTCTAGTTAGCTGTGCATTGATGGCTTTATTAGTTTGGCTTCTTGATACAACAGCACATCAATTACTAAAACTTATACTAGGTTAAATAAGGATAAAGGAGGGAAGGACCTTTTAATAGGTCCCCGAGGGTTATGACAGATAAGTCTGATAAAGCTAAATGGTATGTAGTTCATACTTATTCAGGTCATGAGAATAAAGTAAAAGCTAATATTGAGAAGCTAGTGGAAAATAGAGGTATGCAAGATGTAATACTAGAAGTGAGAGTACCTACTGAGGAGCATATAGAAGTTAAAAATGGTAAGAAAAAAGTAAAAGAGAGAAAGATGTTCCCAGGGTATGTTATTATAAAAATGATAATGAATGACGAATCATGGTATTTAGTTAGAAATACGAGGGGAGTTACAGGGTTCGTTGGACCTGGCTCTAAGCCTGTCCCATTAACTGATGAAGAAATTAAGATGATGGGCGTACAAGAGCCTTTACCACAGATAGGAATCAATGTTGGCGATACTATTAAAGTAATAGCAGGGCCATTTGAGAACTTTATTGGAACTGTTGATAGTATAAATTTAGAAAGACGAAAATTAAAAGCATATATATCAATGTTTGGTAGAGAAACTTTAGTTGAACTTGATTTTGAACAAGTAGATGCATTATAATCAAGTTTAGGTATGTTAATTAAGCTAAATTAGCTTTGTAATAGATATTTAGTGTCAATGTGGGAGGGAATAACCCGCATAACCACAATTTAACAAGGAGGTGTAATAGTAATGGCAAAAAAGGTTATGGCTGTAGTTAAATTACAAATCCCAGCTGGTAAAGCAACTCCGGCTCCACCAGTAGGTACTGCATTAGGACCACATGGTGTTAACATCATGGGATTCTGTAAAGAATTTAATGCAAAAACTGCTGATCAGCCTGGTATGATTATTCCAGTTGTGATTACAATTTACCAAGATAGATCATTTAGCTTCATAACAAAAACTCCTCCGGTAGCTGTATTACTAAAGAAAGCATTAGGAATAGAAAAAGGCTCCGGGGAACCAAATAAAAATAAAGTTGCTAAGATATCAAAAGATAAGATAAGAGAAATTGCAGAAATTAAGATGCCAGACTTAAATACTGACAGCTTAGAGTCAGCTATGAGCATGGTAGCCGGTACTGCAAGAAGTATGGGAATTGTTGTTGAGGAATAGTCGACAAGTGGGAGGTACTTGTTAGACCGTTAATACCACAAAGGAGGTTAGGATTATGCCAAAAAGAGGAAAAAAATATCAAGAAAGTCTAAAACTAATTGATAGACAAAAATTATATGATCCAGAAGAAGCGATTGAGCTTGTTCAAAAAACAGCTAAAGCTAAATTTGATGAAACAGTTGAATTATCAATTAAATTGGGAGTAGACCCAAGACATGCTGATCAACAAGTTAGAGGAGCTGTTGTTTTACCACATGGTACTGGTAAAACAAGAAAAGTTTTAGTTTTTGCTAAAGGTGAAAAAGCTAAAGAAGCTGAAAATGCAGGAGCAGATTATGTAGGAGCTGAAGAATACATCAATAAAATTCAAAATGAAAACTGGTTTGATTTTGATGTTGTAGTTGCAACTCCTGATATGATGGGTATGGTAGGTAGACTTGGTAGAATACTAGGACCAAAAGGACTTATGCCAAATCCA
This genomic interval carries:
- the rpmG gene encoding 50S ribosomal protein L33; the encoded protein is MRVNITLACTECKQRNYSTTKNKKNNPDRIEMKKYCKFCKTHTIHKETK
- the secE gene encoding preprotein translocase subunit SecE, yielding MAAQTSADKGAKKIGGFFKGVKAELKKVSWPNKKQLVNYTTVVLVSCALMALLVWLLDTTAHQLLKLILG
- the nusG gene encoding transcription termination/antitermination protein NusG is translated as MTDKSDKAKWYVVHTYSGHENKVKANIEKLVENRGMQDVILEVRVPTEEHIEVKNGKKKVKERKMFPGYVIIKMIMNDESWYLVRNTRGVTGFVGPGSKPVPLTDEEIKMMGVQEPLPQIGINVGDTIKVIAGPFENFIGTVDSINLERRKLKAYISMFGRETLVELDFEQVDAL
- the rplK gene encoding 50S ribosomal protein L11; translation: MAKKVMAVVKLQIPAGKATPAPPVGTALGPHGVNIMGFCKEFNAKTADQPGMIIPVVITIYQDRSFSFITKTPPVAVLLKKALGIEKGSGEPNKNKVAKISKDKIREIAEIKMPDLNTDSLESAMSMVAGTARSMGIVVEE
- the rplA gene encoding 50S ribosomal protein L1; translation: MPKRGKKYQESLKLIDRQKLYDPEEAIELVQKTAKAKFDETVELSIKLGVDPRHADQQVRGAVVLPHGTGKTRKVLVFAKGEKAKEAENAGADYVGAEEYINKIQNENWFDFDVVVATPDMMGMVGRLGRILGPKGLMPNPKSGTVTFDVAKAVKDIKAGKVEYRVDKTSIVHVPIGKVSFGTEKLLENFKTVMEAIIKAKPSAAKGRYLRSVAVSSTMGPGIKINSQKLMD